A genomic segment from Glycine soja cultivar W05 chromosome 18, ASM419377v2, whole genome shotgun sequence encodes:
- the LOC114397005 gene encoding protein MAIN-LIKE 2-like, with amino-acid sequence MVRTRGLRRVVGTGRGRDLSQDVAEDVPRRRRPTASARRQRVTQRVEDVPQLAEDVPDASNGSPERTGAADGAESDRVASDGTTADDEGFPGGPRDPSVLIGFADHVAHNIWSGQERPDLKLVSHGRKVDKFGRPAAEIKGMIAATGLDPLIRCSVITTDPGLISAFVERWHRETSSFHLSVGEVTITLDDVSLLLHILITGALHSFEPLATSDAVALLTELLEVTPDEATTETRQAGGPHVRLSWLRDMYQSRCRARQWVAAAQAYLLHLVGCTLFANKSATHVHVAPAGIQRPGTGRDILLGSGRFGTLVRSA; translated from the exons atggttagaacaCGAGGTCTACGTCGTGTGGTAGGCACAGGTAGAGGCAGAGACCTTAGTCAGGATGTGGCTGAGGATGTTCCTCGCCGTCGTAGGCCCACTGCCTCAGCACGTAGGCAACGGGTTACCCAGAGAGTCGAGGATGTTCCTCAGTTGGCTGAGGATGTGCCTGATGCGTCTAATGGTAGCCCAGAGAGGACAGGAGCCGCCGATGGTGCTGAGTCTGATCGAGTGGCTAGTGATGGGACAACTGCTGATGATGAGGGGTTCCCTGGTGGGCCACGCGATCCATCTGTTTTGATCGGATTTGCTGATCATGTGGCACACAACATATGGAGTGGACAG GAGCGACCCGATCTCAAGTTGGTCTCCCACGGTAGGAAAGTAGATAAATTTGGGAGACCGGCTGCTGAGATCAAAGGTATGATTGCGGCCACCGGATTGGATCCATTGATCAGGTGTTCTGTGATCACCACTGATCCTGGACTCATATCCGCCTTTGTTGAGAGGTGGCATAGGGAGACGAGCAGCTTCCACCTCTCAGTAGGGGAGGTGACGATCACTCTAGACGATGTTTCGTTGCTCCTGCACATCCTGATTACTGGCGCACTGCATTCATTCGAGCCGCTGGCTACATCTGACGCAGTGGCGCTGTTGACTGAGCTACTTGAGGTCACCCCAGACGAGGCTACAACTGAGACACGTCAGGCAGGTGGGCCTCATGTTCGGTTGTCCTGGCTTCGGGACATGTACCAGAGTAGGTGCCGGGCCAGGCAGTGGGTTGCTGCAGCTCAGGCGTACCTACTTCATTTGGTTGGTTGCACTCTTttcgctaacaagagtgcaacccatGTCCATGTTGCACCTGCAGGCATTCAGAGACCTGGCACAGGCAGGGACATTCTCTTGGGGAGCGGCCGCTTTGGTACACTTGTACGATCAGCTTAA